One Clostridium sp. CM027 genomic window carries:
- a CDS encoding ABC transporter ATP-binding protein, translating into MNTILEFKNVSYHYQDGSKKTTILKQIGFKFEKGNFYTILGSSGSGKTTFLALASGLDTSKAGEILYEKKNITNIGLTNYRNKYIGIVFQSYNLIPYMSALQNVLTAMEITKNKIENKKQKAYDLLEKMGLTKDEAHRNVLKLSGGQQQRVAIARALSSEGDLIIADEPTGNLDADIASDIVTIFKSLAHRENKCVIVVTHSSEVASQSDVILRLKGGVLVKA; encoded by the coding sequence ATGAATACAATATTAGAATTTAAAAATGTGAGTTATCATTATCAGGATGGTTCAAAAAAAACAACGATTTTAAAACAAATAGGTTTTAAGTTCGAAAAAGGAAATTTTTATACAATACTTGGCTCCTCTGGTTCAGGAAAAACTACATTTCTTGCTTTAGCTAGTGGATTAGATACATCCAAAGCTGGAGAGATATTATATGAAAAAAAGAATATAACAAATATAGGGCTTACTAATTATAGAAATAAATATATTGGTATAGTATTTCAATCCTACAATTTAATACCTTATATGTCAGCTCTACAGAATGTTTTAACAGCAATGGAAATAACAAAGAACAAAATAGAAAATAAAAAACAAAAAGCTTATGATTTACTAGAAAAAATGGGCTTAACAAAAGATGAAGCCCATAGAAACGTATTAAAGCTAAGTGGTGGACAGCAGCAGAGAGTAGCAATAGCACGCGCTCTTTCCTCAGAAGGAGATTTAATAATTGCAGATGAGCCAACTGGAAATCTTGATGCTGATATCGCAAGTGATATAGTAACTATATTTAAATCACTTGCTCATAGAGAAAATAAGTGTGTTATAGTAGTTACGCACTCTAGTG
- a CDS encoding ABC transporter permease produces the protein MNFIKRAILSVTKRKSKTVLLIVMFCVIANMVLAGLAIQSATAKVAVLARQKLGGSVSIELDQEKIRAKNSSDIPRLNMKDMDKLKSLEHVKSYNYLTNSIAMAENFKPVKEENKNEVEPGQQGGMSMSMKQGEDGEEQKIPDLSIDGALFSNLYPAFTEGKSKLIEGRHLKSSDEGKNVTMINKKLADANNLKLGDKIKIKDREGKETLDLEIVGLFTDDGTEHTPIMDAFPFMNPSNTIYTPNSVASLMDFSSKDTFKVATYFLDDPIHMENFKKAIKNSGIALDDFKIDAQDSLYKKLMTPIENVGSFSKTIVIIVAIAGTVILSLLINLSLKGRRYEIGVLMSLGESRFRIIGQLLLELIIVATIAFSIATFTGNKVSQTMGNTLLQNEITANKDKDANSQSVSSRNPFEMSAHPSQNDDIDTIDNMDVSVSSKDLQKLYLMGFIIVILATSGSAVSILRFNPKTILSRND, from the coding sequence ATGAATTTTATTAAAAGAGCAATACTAAGTGTTACTAAAAGGAAAAGTAAAACTGTACTATTAATTGTGATGTTTTGTGTTATAGCTAATATGGTGCTAGCTGGATTAGCTATACAATCAGCTACTGCTAAAGTTGCTGTTCTTGCTAGACAAAAACTTGGAGGGTCTGTATCTATTGAACTTGATCAGGAAAAGATTCGTGCTAAAAATTCAAGTGATATTCCTAGGCTAAATATGAAGGATATGGATAAACTAAAATCCTTAGAACATGTTAAATCATATAATTATTTAACGAACTCAATTGCTATGGCAGAGAACTTTAAACCTGTTAAAGAGGAAAATAAAAATGAGGTTGAGCCTGGCCAACAGGGAGGTATGAGTATGAGTATGAAACAAGGTGAAGATGGTGAAGAACAAAAGATACCAGATTTATCAATAGATGGCGCTTTATTTTCAAATCTTTATCCCGCTTTTACTGAAGGAAAAAGTAAACTGATTGAAGGACGACATTTAAAAAGTAGCGATGAAGGAAAAAATGTAACAATGATAAATAAAAAACTAGCAGATGCAAACAATTTAAAACTTGGAGATAAAATAAAAATAAAAGATAGAGAAGGAAAAGAAACCTTAGACTTAGAAATTGTAGGTTTATTTACAGATGATGGAACCGAACATACTCCTATTATGGATGCATTTCCTTTTATGAATCCTTCTAATACAATATATACACCTAATTCTGTAGCATCTTTAATGGATTTTTCATCTAAAGATACTTTTAAAGTAGCTACTTATTTCTTGGATGATCCTATACACATGGAAAATTTTAAAAAGGCTATAAAAAATTCTGGCATAGCACTAGATGATTTCAAAATAGATGCACAAGATTCGTTGTATAAAAAGCTGATGACACCTATTGAAAATGTTGGATCATTTTCAAAAACCATAGTTATTATAGTCGCCATTGCTGGTACAGTAATTTTATCACTTTTAATAAACTTATCACTTAAGGGCAGAAGATATGAAATTGGTGTATTGATGTCTCTAGGAGAAAGTAGATTTAGAATTATTGGTCAATTATTATTAGAATTAATAATTGTTGCTACCATAGCTTTTAGCATAGCTACATTTACCGGTAATAAGGTATCACAGACAATGGGTAATACTTTATTACAAAATGAAATAACTGCAAATAAAGATAAAGATGCAAACTCACAATCTGTTTCCTCTCGCAACCCATTTGAGATGTCGGCTCATCCATCACAGAATGATGATATTGATACTATAGACAACATGGATGTTAGCGTGAGTTCAAAAGATTTACAAAAATTATATCTAATGGGATTCATTATAGTGATTTTAGCAACATCAGGTTCAGCAGTTTCAATACTTCGATTTAATCCAAAAACCATATTATCTAGAAATGATTAG
- a CDS encoding HAMP domain-containing sensor histidine kinase, with protein MLPIYYYNYKRNNVETGLTKLASTVQSLSMEESKKYFDEFNLKYTVSLNVQDMKGNIIYPPLNIISFGISQDTDIPKDSLPLPDKTLLRGSVTSTMSKEVISLVPKQIKFSEDNESYTINVIIPLQPIDEASKVLLNLVPLIGIVVIIISVVGSFIYSKKITKPLVEINKNAIQLAALDFEKSCEVNSEDEIGEIALSLNELASNLQHTMDELKNTNLKLLGDIEKEREIERKRREFTATISHELKTPITIIKGQLEGMLGNIGVYKDRDKYMNRSLVVLDDMESMVREILEISKLETHGFKPQYTEINLSYLISNCLEKLSYLISQKDISLNTKIAEELCFQGDEKLIKKAIANIINNSITHTERNEKVLINLYEDNYLIVLTVENEGVHIDEAEFEKIFNPFYRIEKSRSRSTGGSGLGLYIVKKILEAHALEYKFNNTQSGVCFKIIFNRSN; from the coding sequence ATGTTACCAATTTATTACTATAATTATAAACGAAACAATGTAGAAACTGGACTAACGAAATTAGCTAGCACTGTACAAAGCCTTTCAATGGAAGAATCAAAGAAATATTTTGATGAATTTAATTTAAAATATACTGTTAGTTTGAATGTACAAGATATGAAAGGAAATATAATATATCCACCTTTAAATATTATATCTTTTGGTATATCTCAAGATACTGATATACCAAAAGACTCCTTACCACTTCCAGACAAAACATTACTGCGGGGTAGTGTAACTTCAACCATGTCTAAAGAAGTTATCAGTCTTGTTCCAAAACAGATAAAATTTTCAGAAGATAATGAAAGCTACACTATAAATGTTATCATTCCCTTGCAGCCTATAGATGAAGCTTCAAAGGTTTTATTAAATTTAGTGCCCTTAATTGGAATTGTAGTCATTATTATATCAGTGGTAGGTTCCTTTATATATTCAAAGAAAATTACTAAGCCCTTAGTTGAAATAAATAAGAATGCTATACAATTGGCAGCTTTAGATTTTGAAAAAAGCTGTGAGGTAAATAGTGAGGATGAAATTGGAGAAATTGCATTAAGCTTAAATGAGTTAGCATCCAATTTGCAGCATACAATGGATGAACTTAAAAACACTAATTTAAAGCTTTTGGGTGATATTGAAAAAGAACGGGAAATCGAAAGGAAAAGAAGAGAGTTTACTGCTACAATTTCACATGAATTAAAAACTCCTATTACAATAATCAAAGGTCAACTTGAAGGTATGCTTGGAAATATAGGAGTTTATAAGGACAGAGATAAATATATGAATAGATCCTTAGTAGTTTTGGATGATATGGAATCAATGGTTAGAGAAATACTTGAAATTTCAAAATTAGAAACTCATGGGTTTAAACCACAATACACTGAAATAAATCTATCCTATCTGATTAGCAATTGTCTTGAAAAACTCAGCTATCTTATAAGTCAAAAGGATATAAGTTTAAATACAAAAATAGCTGAAGAACTATGTTTTCAGGGAGATGAAAAACTAATTAAAAAGGCCATAGCTAATATTATTAATAACTCCATCACACATACAGAAAGAAATGAGAAGGTTCTTATAAATTTATATGAGGATAATTATCTAATAGTATTAACTGTTGAAAATGAAGGTGTACATATAGACGAAGCGGAATTCGAAAAGATCTTTAACCCTTTTTATCGCATAGAAAAATCTCGAAGCAGGAGTACTGGTGGCAGCGGGTTAGGGTTATATATAGTAAAAAAAATACTAGAGGCCCATGCTTTAGAATATAAATTTAACAATACTCAGTCGGGAGTTTGTTTTAAAATTATCTTTAACAGAAGCAATTAA
- a CDS encoding response regulator transcription factor, with amino-acid sequence MNEKILVIEDDIDIQEIIREFLCASGYVVEVAEDGLKGIDIFNSSKFDLVLLDIMLPKIDGFVVCEIIRKTSKIPIIMLTALEEEEDQIKGFELEIDDYITKPFSVNLLIKRVEAVIRRINAQDEELKLSFEDILIDTTCFKVWVGGKDIELTSKEFEILKIFIENKGRILTREIILNQLWGYDFYGDARVIDTHIKNLRCKLKVDYIKTIRGVGYKLEK; translated from the coding sequence ATGAATGAAAAAATACTTGTAATTGAAGACGATATAGATATACAAGAAATTATACGTGAATTTTTGTGTGCAAGTGGATATGTTGTTGAAGTAGCTGAAGATGGATTAAAAGGTATTGATATATTTAATTCAAGTAAGTTTGATTTAGTGCTTCTAGATATAATGCTTCCTAAGATTGATGGCTTTGTTGTATGTGAAATTATTAGAAAAACATCTAAAATTCCAATTATAATGCTAACTGCTTTAGAAGAGGAAGAAGATCAAATAAAAGGTTTCGAATTAGAGATAGATGATTATATAACCAAACCTTTTTCAGTTAATCTTTTAATTAAAAGAGTGGAAGCTGTAATTAGAAGAATAAATGCTCAAGACGAAGAGTTAAAACTTAGCTTCGAAGATATTCTAATTGATACTACCTGCTTTAAGGTTTGGGTTGGTGGAAAAGATATAGAACTTACATCTAAAGAATTTGAAATTCTAAAGATATTTATTGAAAATAAAGGTAGAATTTTAACAAGAGAGATAATATTGAACCAACTTTGGGGATATGACTTTTATGGTGATGCTAGGGTTATTGATACTCACATTAAAAACCTAAGGTGCAAGCTAAAGGTTGATTATATTAAGACGATTAGAGGTGTTGGCTATAAACTTGAAAAATAA